A genomic window from Quercus lobata isolate SW786 chromosome 10, ValleyOak3.0 Primary Assembly, whole genome shotgun sequence includes:
- the LOC115964699 gene encoding uncharacterized protein LOC115964699, translated as MCKAFPTTLKVPARIWFSRLTPNSISSFKELSAQFASHFIRGHRYKKSTACLMNIKQREDETLRSYITRFNKEALSIDEADDKILVVAFMNGLRKGKFLFSLYKNDLKTMSNVLYRATKYMNAEDALHAREEKPKKKERQEEARQDRGRKMARTGEKRDDQQSRPPTGRFTNFTPLNTPIDQVLM; from the coding sequence atgTGCAAGGCCTTCCCCACCACGTTGAAAGTGCCCGCAAGGATATGGTTCAGTAGGCTGACGCCCAACTCCATTAGTTCCTTCAAGGAGTTGAGTGCCCAATTCGCATCGCACTTCATCAGGGGACACAGGTATAAGAAATCTACTGCATGCCTGATGAATATTAAGCAGCGGGAGGATGAGACGTTGAGGTCTTACATAACCCGTTTTAATAAGGAagcactctcgatcgacgaagctgACGATAAGATCCTCGTAGTAGCCTTCATGAACGGATTGCGAAAGGGTAAATTCTTATTCTCCTTATACAAAAATGACCTGAAAACCATGTCAAATGTGCTTTATAGGGCCACtaagtacatgaatgctgaagatGCGCTGCATGCACGTGAAGAAAAACccaagaagaaagagaggcaggAGGAAGCCCGGCAGGATAGGGGTAGGAAGATGGCTAGAACAGGAGAAAAAAGAGATGATCAGCAATCCAGGCCCCCGACGGGGAGGTTTACAAATTTCACCCCCCTGAATACCCCGATTGATCAAGTCCTGATGTAG